GGCAGCACCGTCGAGCTGCACGGCAGCGTCCGCTCATGGCTGGAGAGGGAAGAGGCCGAGCGCGCAGCATGGGCAGCGCCGGGCGTGGCCCATGTAATCGACCATATCTCAGTGACGCCCTGACGCGCAGAATCGCGCCTCAATCATGGGGCACTCAGGCAGTATGTTGTGGGTCTGAATGGTAGGCACGAGCGGATTCGAACCGCTGACCTCTACCGTGTCAAGGTAGCGCTCTAACCAACTGAGCTACGCGCCTGCGAGGTGGGACAAACTGTTTTTAATATAGCAGGAACCGGCCGCTTTCGGAGCGTCGGCCCACCCGCGAATCCGCCATTCGCCTCCCACGGCAGAAAATCTCGCTCTGAGCCCGGCGCTTCCAGTAAAACTGTAATGGCGCAATGAATCCATTCCGGTCGACTCCGAATCTGCTCACCTTTTTGCGGCTCTGTCTGGTGCCGTTTTTGGTGCTGTTGATTCTCAATGACCACTATGAGCTGGCGTTCGGGGTCTTCATCGTGGCCGGCATCACGGATGCGCTCGATGGGCTGCTCGCCCGCATGCTCAATCAGGCCACCATGCTCGGTCATTATCTTGATCCTGTGGCCGACAAGCTGCTCTTGAGCACGCTCTTTCTGGCTCTGCACCACCAGGAACTCATCTCGCGCCTCGTCACTGTGCTGGTCTTCGGCCGCGACTTCGGCATTCTGCTGGTTTCGGCCATTCTCTATGCCACGATTGGCATGCGTTCATTCCCGCCCAGCATTTTTGGCAAAACCAATACGCTCATGCAGATTGTGGCGGTCACCTCGGTGCTGCTGGGCGAGTTCTACGATCCGCTTTGGGTCAAGTTCACGCGGCATTGGTCGCTCGATGCCACCGTGGTCTTCACCGTGCTCTCGGGCTTCCACTATGCCTGGACGGTCGCGCGCCGCGTGGGCCAAATGAGCCCGTCGGCTCCCTCAGAAGGGTAGCCATCGCGCCACCTTTTGCCGGGCCTATGGTTCCGTATCTTCTTCTTGCGGTTGCTCTTCAAGCTCCATGTCGCGGAACTCCGAGGCCTCAAAGACCTCGCCGCACTGCTGGCATTCCACGTATTCGGCGTCTTCTTCGCGCGCTACCACGCGCACTTGGGGGTGTTTGCAGGGCGAGTTCATGGGTGTCGGCATCAGAAAATTGGGTCGAATATGGGGAAGATTGTAGCGGGGCTTTTCAATCTGTCAAAGCATCGTCTTCTGGTTCGATGCCATCCGTGAAAATACGGGGCAAATTCGACCCTGAATGGGAATCCACGTTGAATTCAGACTAAAGCAGTCCTATACTCTACAAAGGGAGTCTTACGTGCTGCGGCTGACAAAGAAAGCGGACTACGGCCTCATGGCAGTCAAGTATCTGGCTGAGCATGCCGGCGAGCCTTCGCGCAGCGCCAAGGATATAGCCGAGGCGTATCACATTCCGGCGCAGTTGCTTGCCAAGATTCTGCAAAAGCTCACCCGCGAGGGGCTTCTGCGCTCCCACGCTGGCATGAACGGCGGATATTCGCTGACGCGGGCGGCCAAGGATATTTCAGCATTTGAAGTCATCCGGGCCATTGACGGACCACTTTTTATCACCTCATGCACCACCGGTACCAGTGTCTGCGACCTGACCGCCAGTTGCACCATCAAAGAACCACTGGCCCGGGTGAATGAAAGCATCATTGATCTGCTGCGCAAGACGCGCATCTCTGACCTGATGGATCATGAGGTTCACAACGCTCCGCCGCAAAAGCTCGTCAGCATTGCGAGCGTGAGCTAAGGCAAGTTTTTAACAGAAGGATTTCAGGAGAAGGCAATGAGTACAGCAACTACCACCAACGGAGCATCCAGCAGCGCGGCCATTGCGGGCATTCCGGTACCGGCGGGCGTCAAGCTGCCCATCTATATGGATAACCACGCCACCACGCGCATGGACCCGCGCGTGCTTGAGGCGATGATGCCCTATTTCACCGAGACCTTTGGCAATGCCGCCAGCCGCAATCACTCCTTTGGTTGGGAAGCCGAACAGGCCGTGGAACAGGCGCGCGCGCAGATTGCCAAGCTCATCGGCGCCACCTCCAAGGAGATCATCTTTACCTCCGGCGCCACCGAGAGCAACAACCTCGCCATCAAGGGCATCGCCGAGATGTACCGCGAGCGCGGCAATCACATCATCACCCAGGCCACCGAGCACAAGGCCGTGCTTGACACCTGCAAGCGCCTCGAAAAGAGCGGCTACCAGGTCACCTATCTGCCCGTGAAGGCCGACGGTCTCATTGACATTGAAGATCTGAAGAATGCCATCACCGACAAGACGATCCTCGTCACCATCATGATCGCCAACAACGAGATCGGCGTCGTTCAGCCCGTTGAAGAAATCGGCAAGCTCTGTCACGAGCGCGGCGTGCTCTTCCATACGGATGGCGTGCAGGCCGTGGGCAAAATTCCGGTCGACGTCAACGCCATGCAGATCGATGCGCTCTCGCTCACCGCGCACAAAATCTACGGTCCCAAGGGCGTCGGCGCGCTTTATGTCCGCCGCCGCAACCCGCGTGTCCAGATTTCTGAGCAGATCAATGGCGGCGGCCACGAGCGCGGCATGCGTTCCGGCACCCTGAACGTGCCCGGCATTGTCGGCCTGGGCAAAGCCTGCGAACTCGCTGGCGAAGAGATGGAATCCGAGGCGAAGCGCCTTACCGCCATGCGCGACCGCCTCAAGCACAAGCTTGAGTCCAGCCTCGACTACATCCACGTCAACGGCACCATGGAGCGCCACCTGCCCGGCAACCTCAACATGAGCTTTGTCTACGTTGAGGGCGAGTCGCTGCTCATGGGCATCAACGATGTCGCTGTTTCGAGCGGCTCGGCCTGCACCTCGGCCACTCTGGAGCCATCTTATGTATTGAAGGCTCTCGGTCTCGGCGATGACGTGGCGCACAGCTCCATCCGCTTCGGCCTTGGCCGCTTCAACACCGACGCCGAAGTGGACTACGTCGCCGACAAGGTGATTGACGTCGTGCAGAAGCTTCGCGAGCTCTCGCCGCTCTACGAGATGGTGAAAGAGGGCATCGACCTTACCAAGATCGAGTGGGCCGCGCACTAAAAAGCGGCTCAATCCACACAGCAGCACGGTGTAACAGAAGATCAGAAGGAGATTCCAAATGGCATACAGCGATAAAGTCATTGACCACTACAACAATCCCCGCAACGTCGGCCAGCTCGACAAGAGCAGCGAGGCCGTCGGTACCGGCCTGGTCGGCGCGCCCGAGTGCGGCGACGTCATGCGTCTGCAGATTCGCGTGAACCCTGAGACGCAGGTCATCGAAGAGGCCAAGTTCAAGACCTTCGGCTGCGGCTCGGCTATCGCTTCGTCCTCGCTCGCCACCGAGTGGGTCAAGGGCAAGACGGTGGAAGAAGCGCTGCAGATCAAGAACACCGACATCGTGAAGGAACTCGCGCTGCCTCCGGTCAAGATTCACTGCTCCGTGCTCGCGGAAGACGCCATCCGTGCTGCCATCGGCGACTGGAAGAAGAAGAATGGCGTCGCCGAGACGGAAGCCGCGCAGCAGACCGTTGCCGCGCAGTAACCCTCATCAGGAAGGAGCCAGGAATGGCAACCTCGCAAACCAGCGGATCCGCCGCGGGAGCAAGCGCTCCTGCGGCCAAAGGGATTGAAGTCACGCCCAAGGCCATCGCTCGCATTCGCGTCGCGATGCAGCAGGAGGGCATCTCGCCCGAGCAGGGCGGTCTGCGCCTGGGCGTGCAGGGTGGCGGATGCAGCGGCCTCTCGTACAGCGTGCGCTTTGACACGCAGCCACGCGAGCGCGACCGCATCTACACCTACGACGACGTGCGCATTTTTGTGGACCCCAAATCGTTCCTCTACCTCAGTGGCATGATTCTCGACTACGAAGAGACGCTCATGCGCCGTGGCTTCAATTTCATCAACCCAAACTCTAAAAAGTCCTGCGGCTGCGGCTCATCCTTCTCGGCCTGAGCCCGTCGCGGCTCACTTTTTTCGATTCGCCTATGCAAAATGCCACCACCTCCGTCTCTGGTGTCTGCTGGTCCTGCGGTCAAACGCTTGAGGGCTCTGCGGCCTTGTGCGCGGCCTGCGGAAAAGTGCAGCCGGTCATTTCTGAAGGCGGAGAGCAGCCGGACTACTTCCGCGTCTTCGGCCTGCCGCGCAAGCTTGCACTCGACACCGCCGCTCTCGAGCGCAGCTTCTACCGCCTCAGCCGCAAGCTGCATCCCGACGTTTACGCACGCGCCTCGGCCGAGGAGCAGCAATGGAGCCTCGACCAGACCTCGCTGCTCAACGACGCCTACCGCACGCTCAAGAATCCTGTAGCGCGCACCGAGTATCTGCTCAAGCTCGAAGGCAAACCCATCGCCAGCGAAGAGCAGCAGGCCCAAAGCGGAGTCCAGCCCGGTGCTACCAAAGAAGCTCGCGTGCCCGCAGACATGCTCGAAGAGGTCTTCGAGCTGAACATGCAGCTTGAAGAGATGCGCATGAACCGCAAAATGGGCGAGGATGATCCCGCTCTCCGCGGCGATCTTGAGAAAGCACGCGCGCAGTTTGAAGCGCAGCTCGCCGCCGTTGACGAAGACCTGAAGACCCTGTGGCAGCAATGGGACGCGGCCATCGACGCAGATGCGTCCGCCACCGCCGAGCCGGTGAAGGACAAGATGTTCTCCCTGCTCGACCGCCGCCGCTATATTCGTAACCTTGTTCGTGACGTAAACGACGCACTCGGCGCTTAGGGAGATTGCATGCCACTCGTTCGTATTTCGGTTTTTGAAGATCTCGCCAAAGAGCGCCGCCGGCAATTGCCGCAAGCGGTGTACGACGCCATGCGGACCGTTCTCCCTATTCCCGAAGGCGATCTTTTCGTGGTGCTCACCGCGCATGCCGAGGGCGAGATGGTGGTCGATCCCCACTTCATGGGTGTAACCCGGACTAAGGACTTCGTTCTGGTGCAGATTACCTTCCGGCACCGCCCGGTTGAGATCAAGCAGAAGCTTTATGCCGAGATCGCCAGCCTGCTCCAGCAGCGTGCGGGTATAGCACCGGACGATGTGATGATTGTGATCACGGAAAAC
The DNA window shown above is from Acidobacterium capsulatum ATCC 51196 and carries:
- a CDS encoding CDP-alcohol phosphatidyltransferase family protein, which gives rise to MNPFRSTPNLLTFLRLCLVPFLVLLILNDHYELAFGVFIVAGITDALDGLLARMLNQATMLGHYLDPVADKLLLSTLFLALHHQELISRLVTVLVFGRDFGILLVSAILYATIGMRSFPPSIFGKTNTLMQIVAVTSVLLGEFYDPLWVKFTRHWSLDATVVFTVLSGFHYAWTVARRVGQMSPSAPSEG
- a CDS encoding RrF2 family transcriptional regulator; the protein is MLRLTKKADYGLMAVKYLAEHAGEPSRSAKDIAEAYHIPAQLLAKILQKLTREGLLRSHAGMNGGYSLTRAAKDISAFEVIRAIDGPLFITSCTTGTSVCDLTASCTIKEPLARVNESIIDLLRKTRISDLMDHEVHNAPPQKLVSIASVS
- a CDS encoding IscS subfamily cysteine desulfurase; this translates as MSTATTTNGASSSAAIAGIPVPAGVKLPIYMDNHATTRMDPRVLEAMMPYFTETFGNAASRNHSFGWEAEQAVEQARAQIAKLIGATSKEIIFTSGATESNNLAIKGIAEMYRERGNHIITQATEHKAVLDTCKRLEKSGYQVTYLPVKADGLIDIEDLKNAITDKTILVTIMIANNEIGVVQPVEEIGKLCHERGVLFHTDGVQAVGKIPVDVNAMQIDALSLTAHKIYGPKGVGALYVRRRNPRVQISEQINGGGHERGMRSGTLNVPGIVGLGKACELAGEEMESEAKRLTAMRDRLKHKLESSLDYIHVNGTMERHLPGNLNMSFVYVEGESLLMGINDVAVSSGSACTSATLEPSYVLKALGLGDDVAHSSIRFGLGRFNTDAEVDYVADKVIDVVQKLRELSPLYEMVKEGIDLTKIEWAAH
- the iscU gene encoding Fe-S cluster assembly scaffold IscU — protein: MAYSDKVIDHYNNPRNVGQLDKSSEAVGTGLVGAPECGDVMRLQIRVNPETQVIEEAKFKTFGCGSAIASSSLATEWVKGKTVEEALQIKNTDIVKELALPPVKIHCSVLAEDAIRAAIGDWKKKNGVAETEAAQQTVAAQ
- a CDS encoding HesB/IscA family protein; this encodes MATSQTSGSAAGASAPAAKGIEVTPKAIARIRVAMQQEGISPEQGGLRLGVQGGGCSGLSYSVRFDTQPRERDRIYTYDDVRIFVDPKSFLYLSGMILDYEETLMRRGFNFINPNSKKSCGCGSSFSA
- the hscB gene encoding Fe-S protein assembly co-chaperone HscB; protein product: MQPVISEGGEQPDYFRVFGLPRKLALDTAALERSFYRLSRKLHPDVYARASAEEQQWSLDQTSLLNDAYRTLKNPVARTEYLLKLEGKPIASEEQQAQSGVQPGATKEARVPADMLEEVFELNMQLEEMRMNRKMGEDDPALRGDLEKARAQFEAQLAAVDEDLKTLWQQWDAAIDADASATAEPVKDKMFSLLDRRRYIRNLVRDVNDALGA
- a CDS encoding tautomerase family protein; translated protein: MPLVRISVFEDLAKERRRQLPQAVYDAMRTVLPIPEGDLFVVLTAHAEGEMVVDPHFMGVTRTKDFVLVQITFRHRPVEIKQKLYAEIASLLQQRAGIAPDDVMIVITENDLADWSFGRGEAQYVLHPPA